From one Triticum urartu cultivar G1812 chromosome 3, Tu2.1, whole genome shotgun sequence genomic stretch:
- the LOC125546004 gene encoding uncharacterized protein LOC125546004 isoform X1, which yields MSPPRRRRHLCFFPSRSVAILHAVHRTRHRHRHRHRWCWLRKRHTAAAYTSGSKASSAQINHHQGGTDIPQVAAENMKQQTLFDKLPDDILHRIHSLLPIQDAACAACVSHAFLRSWRCYSKLILNDCALGLNHIEFEERKIYLIDKVDKILKNHHDKGVKVETLNLILTPCTNIKASYLDRWLRRTVKSGFKDLYLEMPLSMKKIYKFPCSVLSDEGAASSIQFLNIGSCTFHPTSTLGSLARLKTVRLSFVHTTEEGLEHLFSKSSTLQELRIFACHGIICLKIPCTMQHLKILDVQLCNMLRFVEIDAPNLCYFNYDSALPEFYVRNCSQLKHVQLSSARSSGVLFYARTSLPSIARNVESLILVGRSENANTPLLQSKLPHLKNLEIRLRAVHPKGSPPSYNFFSLVSFLDASPALESFTLHVNEYVMKHYPVVGDNYECPRQKLDLSHNRLRHMTITGFCSAKSLVELTVHILESTHSLERLTLDTTYDYNRCIQGPGTIGKCTTSSRIAKCWPMSKRGVDEAHRAVKTVGRYIAGRVPLAVQFELMGPCSRCHTGSR from the exons ATGTCGCCCCCTCGTCGTCGTCGGCACCTATGTTTTTTCCCATCTCGATCCGTGGCGATCCTCCACGCGGTGCACAGGACACGGCATCGGCATCGGCACCGGCATCGCTGGTGTTGGCTGCGGAAACGTCATACGGCTGCTGCAT ATACTAGTGGATCAAAGGCTTCGTCGGCTCAAATAAACCATCATCAAGGTGGTACTGATATTCCTCAAGTTGCTGCTGAGAATATGAAACAACAAACTCTTTTTGACAAACTACCGGAT GACATCTTACATCGTATACATTCTCTCTTACCAATACAAGACGCTGCTTGTGCTGCCTGTGTGTCTCATGCATTTCTGCGTTCATGGAGATGCTATTCCAAACTCATACTCAACGACTGTGCGCTTGGGTTGAATCACATAGAATTTGAGGAAAGAAAAATCTATCTCATTGACAAAGTTGACAAAATTCTTAAAAATCATCATGACAAAGGGGTGAAGGTGGAGACACTTAACCTTATTCTTACCCCTTGCACCAATATCAAAGCCTCCTACCTGGACAGGTGGCTCCGAAGAACAGTTAAGTCTGGGTTTAAAGATCTTTACTTGGAGATGCCTTTATCCATGAAGAAAATTTACAAATTCCCGTGTTCAGTTTTGTCTGATGAGGGAGCTGCAAGTTCAATTCAGTTTCTTAACATCGGCTCTTGCACTTTTCATCCCACATCAACACTTGGCTCCTTGGCAAGGTTGAAAACTGTAAGATTGTCTTTTGTCCACACTACCGAGGAAGGATTGGAGCACTTGTTTTCAAAATCTTCTACCCTACAGGAGCTCAGAATATTCGCATGCCATGGGATAATTTGCTTGAAAATACCTTGTACGATGCAGCATCTCAAGATACTTGATGTTCAACTTTGCAACATGCTGCGGTTTGTAGAGATTGATGCTCCAAACCTCTGCTATTTTAACTATGACAGCGCTTTGCCAGAATTCTACGTGAGAAATTGTTCTCAACTTAAGCATGTACAGTTATCATCTGCACGCTCGTCTGGTGTTCTTTTTTATGCTCGCACTAGTCTTCCGTCCATCGCACGGAATGTTGAGAGTCTTATTTTGGTTGGTCGTAGCGAG AATGCCAACACTCCGTTGCTACAATCCAAGCTACCCCACCTCAAGAACTTGGAAATTAGACTCAGAGCAGTCCACCCCAAAGGCTCCCCTCCAAGCTATAACTTCTTTTCTTTGGTTTCTTTTCTTGATGCTTCTCCTGCCTTGGAGTCTTTCACCCTACAC GTAAATGAGTATGTCATGAAACACTATCCTGTTGTTGGAGATAATTACGAATGCCCGAGGCAGAAGCTGGACTTGTCGCATAACCGCCTCAGACACATGACGATCACGGGATTCTGTTCAGCCAAGAGCCTGGTTGAGCTCACGGTTCACATCCTTGAGAGCACACACTCGCTTGAGCGCTTGACGCTGGACACAACCTATGACTACAATAGGTGTATTCAAGGGCCTGGTACCATTGGCAAATGCACTACCTCAAGTAGGATTGCCAAATGCTGGCCGATGAGCAAGAGAGGTGTTGACGAAGCTCATAGAGCTGTGAAGACTGTTGGTAGATACATAGCTGGGAGAGTTCCATTGGCTGTTCAATTTGAGCTCATGGGGCCCTGTAGTCGATGCCATACCGGCAGCCGGTAG
- the LOC125546006 gene encoding ethylene-responsive transcription factor 1-like: protein MASKKTSKGKSGFFGVRRNPSGNFRVEFSDAGRHWWIGTYPSAHEAVRTYDVAVWRAERPRKHPNSPEIESRAEVEMLVPQGIKMKEIPTKNKMTKKPSVVVSAGETDEEAMARFAQEHPEYVQAELEYYWKREAEQKKEDEVGPSTVIPIESSSEEDWADFSEEEEEGCDNPEKEEFWAQFRNSDGEE, encoded by the coding sequence ATGGCGTCGAAGAAGACGTCGAAGGGCAAGTCGGGCTTCTTCGGCGTGAGGCGGAACCCCTCTGGTAACTTCAGAGTGGAGTTCTCCGACGCCGGGAGGCATTGGTGGATCGGCACGTACCCCTCCGCCCACGAGGCCGTGCGTACCTACGACGTGGCGGTGTGGCGTGCCGAGAGGCCTCGGAAGCACCCCAACTCCCCAGAGATCGAGAGTCGGGCGGAAGTGGAGATGCTTGTGCCGCagggcatcaagatgaaggagATCCCGACGAAGAACAAGATGACGAAGAAGCCGTCGGTTGTCGTCAGTGCCGGCGAGACCGACGAGGAGGCGATGGCAAGGTTTGCTCAGGAGCATCCGGAGTACGTCCAGGCCGAGCTGGAGTACTACTGGAAGCGTGAGGCGGAGCAGAAGAAGGAGGACGAGGTCGGTCCCTCGACGGTGATCCCCATCGAGTCCTCTTCCGAGGAGGACTGGGCAGACTTCtcggaagaggaggaggaggggtgcGACAAcccggagaaggaggagttctGGGCGCAGTTCCGCAACTCCGACGGTGAGGAGTAG
- the LOC125546004 gene encoding uncharacterized protein LOC125546004 isoform X2 produces the protein MSPPRRRRHLCFFPSRSVAILHAVHRTRHRHRHRHRWCWLRKRHTAAAYTSGSKASSAQINHHQGGTDIPQVAAENMKQQTLFDKLPDDILHRIHSLLPIQDAACAACVSHAFLRSWRCYSKLILNDCALGLNHIEFEERKIYLIDKVDKILKNHHDKGVKVETLNLILTPCTNIKASYLDRWLRRTVKSGFKDLYLEMPLSMKKIYKFPCSVLSDEGAASSIQFLNIGSCTFHPTSTLGSLARLKTVRLSFVHTTEEGLEHLFSKSSTLQELRIFACHGIICLKIPCTMQHLKILDVQLCNMLRFVEIDAPNLCYFNYDSALPEFYVRNCSQLKHVQLSSARSSGVLFYARTSLPSIARNVESLILVGRSENANTPLLQSKLPHLKNLEIRLRAVHPKGSPPSYNFFSLVSFLDASPALESFTLHVNEYVMKHYPVVGDNYECPRQKLDLSHNRLRHMTITGFCSAKSLVELTVHILESTHSLERLTLDTTYDYNRCIQGPGTIGKCTTSSRIAKCWPMSKRGVDEAHRAVKTVGRYIAGRVPLAVQFELMGPCSRCHTGSR, from the exons ATGTCGCCCCCTCGTCGTCGTCGGCACCTATGTTTTTTCCCATCTCGATCCGTGGCGATCCTCCACGCGGTGCACAGGACACGGCATCGGCATCGGCACCGGCATCGCTGGTGTTGGCTGCGGAAACGTCATACGGCTGCTGCAT ATACTAGTGGATCAAAGGCTTCGTCGGCTCAAATAAACCATCATCAAGGTGGTACTGATATTCCTCAAGTTGCTGCTGAGAATATGAAACAACAAACTCTTTTTGACAAACTACCGGAT GACATCTTACATCGTATACATTCTCTCTTACCAATACAAGACGCTGCTTGTGCTGCCTGTGTGTCTCATGCATTTCTGCGTTCATGGAGATGCTATTCCAAACTCATACTCAACGACTGTGCGCTTGGGTTGAATCACATAGAATTTGAGGAAAGAAAAATCTATCTCATTGACAAAGTTGACAAAATTCTTAAAAATCATCATGACAAAGGGGTGAAGGTGGAGACACTTAACCTTATTCTTACCCCTTGCACCAATATCAAAGCCTCCTACCTGGACAGGTGGCTCCGAAGAACAGTTAAGTCTGGGTTTAAAGATCTTTACTTGGAGATGCCTTTATCCATGAAGAAAATTTACAAATTCCCGTGTTCAGTTTTGTCTGATGAGGGAGCTGCAAGTTCAATTCAGTTTCTTAACATCGGCTCTTGCACTTTTCATCCCACATCAACACTTGGCTCCTTGGCAAGGTTGAAAACTGTAAGATTGTCTTTTGTCCACACTACCGAGGAAGGATTGGAGCACTTGTTTTCAAAATCTTCTACCCTACAGGAGCTCAGAATATTCGCATGCCATGGGATAATTTGCTTGAAAATACCTTGTACGATGCAGCATCTCAAGATACTTGATGTTCAACTTTGCAACATGCTGCGGTTTGTAGAGATTGATGCTCCAAACCTCTGCTATTTTAACTATGACAGCGCTTTGCCAGAATTCTACGTGAGAAATTGTTCTCAACTTAAGCATGTACAGTTATCATCTGCACGCTCGTCTGGTGTTCTTTTTTATGCTCGCACTAGTCTTCCGTCCATCGCACGGAATGTTGAGAGTCTTATTTTGGTTGGTCGTAGCGAG AATGCCAACACTCCGTTGCTACAATCCAAGCTACCCCACCTCAAGAACTTGGAAATTAGACTCAGAGCAGTCCACCCCAAAGGCTCCCCTCCAAGCTATAACTTCTTTTCTTTGGTTTCTTTTCTTGATGCTTCTCCTGCCTTGGAGTCTTTCACCCTACAC GTAAATGAGTATGTCATGAAACACTATCCTGTTGTTGGAGATAATTACGAATGCCCGAGGCAGAAGCTGGACTTGTCGCATAACCGCCTCAGACACATGACGATCACGGGATTCTGTTCAGCCAAGAGCCTGGTTGAGCTCACGGTTCACATCCTTGAGAGCACACACTCGCTTGAGCGCTTGACGCTGGACACAACCTATGACTACAATAGGTGTATTCAAGGGCCTGGTACCATTGGCAAATGCACTACCTCAAGTAGGATTGCCAAATGCTGGCCGATGAGCAAGAGAGGTGTTGACGAAGCTCATAGAGCTGTGAAGACTGTTGGTAGATACATAGCTGGGAGAGTTCCATTGGCTGTTCAAT TTGAGCTCATGGGGCCCTGTAGTCGATGCCATACCGGCAGCCGGTAG